DNA from Sphingomonas sp. R1:
CACGCCCCAGCCCAGCACGCCCAGGCCGTTGACCATGGTGGTGTGGCTGTCGGTGCCGACCAGCGTGTCCGGATAGGCGATCGTCGCGCCATCGGGCGCCTGCGACGACCAGATCGACTGCGAGATATATTCCAGGTTGACCTGATGGCAGATGCCGGTGCCCGGCGGGACCACCGAGAAGTTGTTGAGCGCCTTGGAGCCCCACTTCAGGAACTCGTAACGCTCGGCGTTGCGCTCGTACTCGAGCTTGACGTTGTCGTCGAACGCCTGGGGGGTGCCGAACTCGTCGACCATCACCGAGTGGTCGATCACGAGGTGCACCGGCACCAGCGGGTTGATCTTGGCTGCGTCGCCGCCGAGCTTGGTGATCGCGTCACGCATCGCGGCGAGATCGACCACGCAGGGCACGCCGGTGAAGTCCTGCATCAGCACGCGCGCGGGGCGATACTGGATTTCACGGCTGGGGGCCTTGGGGTTCTGCTGCCAGTCGACGATCGCCTGGGCATCCTCGGGCGTGACGGTCACGCCGTCGTCGAAGCGGAGCATATTCTCCAGCAGCACCTTCATCGAGAAGGGCAGGCGGCTGACGTCGCCGAGCTTCGCCGCCGCCTTGGGGAGCGAGTAGAAGCTGTAGGTCTTGCCGGCGACGGTGAGCGAGTCACGCGTGCCGAGCGTATCGTTGCCGATGGCGGTCATGAGGCGCGGGGTCCTTTCCCTAATTAGGTCCGCCGGGCGCTCGGTGGACGCAGCCCATTATAGGCCACGCGGGCGCACCGTCGGGGGTGCTGCGAATGCGAAGATTCGCGAGGGCCTTAGCGCGGTGCGGCGGGGAGGGAAAGGGGAGGTTGGTAGGGGGATGGGTGGTGGTAGCGGTAACTCTTCCCCCAATCCTCGGCGCGAAAGGTACCCGTCCGCCCACGCTTCAGCCCCAGCCGTTCGAGAGCGACTTTGAACAATCCAAAATCGGCATCGACCTATGGAGCCCATCCAAACTTACCATTCTCGCCAGTCGTCAATCTCATCAACGAGAACCTTCTGCCGCGCCACGTGAGCCATCTCTTCGAGTATGGCGCATATGTCTTCGCGTTCTTCGGTCTCGATTACGCCTCCAGCCTCCCGATCCGCTTCATTGAACCACATAACAGTCTTTCTCAGGATGGCCCGAACTTTCGCTCTAGGAGGCTTCGGGCCAAGTTCTTTCAGGGCGTCGCAGGCGTCGCGGATCATCGCGCGCGCAGCATTGGTGAACTCGACCGATGGGAAAGGGGGCGATGGGGTCCATCGCTCGAAAGGGGTCTCTGATTGAAGCTGTTCCCATGTGAGCTTGCTTAATCGTGTGCGATACCGCTTCTCCTTGGCTGCGCGCTCACCTTCCGTTTTTGCTTTTTTCTTCTCAGCTTCGATGAGGAAGGATTCCCGGTCATTCGCCCAACGCCACTCGCCTTCAGCAGCATGATTGGCCGCGGACAATGTGGAAAACCTTGACCCAGGAGCATAGCTCACAACGGCCTCTACATGCTGTTGCTCCGACCGACCTACTGGGAGCGCCCCCACGAAGCTGAACTTGTTCAGATCGGTCTCTGGCTTCCACCACTCGCGATTAACACCAAACACGGCGGGCCTGCCGGTGTGCGCAAAGCGGTGTTCATTGATTATGGAAGTCGCTCGGATCTCTTTCGCAGTCGGAGCGGCAGGCCATACACCCTCTAGCACTGCAACGACGACAAGACTTTCGCTAACGCTAAGTATCTTGATAGCAGCAAATCGATGTGTGTCGGCGGGCCCGAACTCTGAATACGCTCGAGTTTGAAACGAGTATATTTGCCCTGGAGCTATTGCGGAGGGTGGCGACACTTCACCTTCCCCAGCGTGATCCGACTGACCTGCGAACGCCCGCTTGAAGAAACCCTTCACTTGCCACCTCTCTAGAGTCCGACGTGCACGGCATAGAGTCAACTTTCGCCGAATGAAAATCCGAAACCTGCCTCTCGCCTTTCCATCAATATCGGCTGGCTCAGCCGCAACGGGAAAAAGCTAGAGGATGTGGCCACATATTGACGGTGCCCTACCCCCATTGCCGTTTCCCGCCCCGCTGCTAGCGTCGCGCCCATGACCGAAGGCATGACCTATGGGCGCTATCTCGCCCTCGACCAGTTGCTCGCCGCCCAGCATCCGCGGTCGGACCGGCATGACGAGCTGCTGTTCATCATCATCCACCAGACCAAGGAGCTGTGGCTCAAGCAGATCCTCGCCGAGCTGCACCTCGCCAAGGGGCTGGTCCGCGCGGGCAAGCTGATCGAGGCGTACAAGGGACTGGCGCGGGTGAGCCGCATCCAGGCGGTGATGACGCTGAGCTGGGACGTGCTCGCGACGATGACGCCCAGCGACTATACCCGCTTTCGCTCGGTGCTCGGCGGCAGCTCGGGCTTCCAGTCGGACCAGTTCCGCGCGGTCGAGACGATGCTGGGCCTGCGCGGCGGCGGGGTGCCGGGGCCGCTGACCGACGAAGCCGCCACGCTGCCGAGCCTGTGGGACGATGCCAATGCCGCGCTCGCCGCCGCCGGGTTCGACCTGCCCGAGGCCGTGCTGCACCGCGACTGGCCGACGCCCTATCAGCCGAACGACGCCGTCCGCGCCGCCTGGGGCCAGGTGTACCGCGACACCAATCTTCACTGGGACCTGTACCAGCTGGCCGAGAAGCTGGTCGATATCGACGACGCGATGGCGACCTGGCGGCACAAGCACGTGCTCACCGTCAGCCGGGTGATCGGCGGCAAGCCGGGGACCGGGGGCACGCCGGGGGTCTCCTATCTCGAATCGACGCTCGCCAAGCGCGCCTTTCCAGAGCTCTGGTCGCTAAGGACCGATCTGTGAGCAGCTTCAAGCACCTGTTCCAGCGGTCGCTGGCCGCCGCGCCCGATCGGCTGCACTTCGCCGCGCACAGCCACCACCTCTGGCCCGACGCCTCGTGGCTCGGCCAGCAGGCGGCGTGGGACGATGCCGCGCGGCTCGCCGACCGCAAATGGGGCCGGGTGATGGACGAGATCTGGCCCGCCGCGCAGGCCCATGTCGCCGCCGAGCTGCATCTGCCCGATCCGTCGACGGTGGTGTTCGCCTCGAACACGCACGAGTTGCTGCTGCGGATCGTCTCGGCGATGGCCCCGCGCCGGCCGCTGCGCATCCTCGCCACCGACGGCGAGTTCCACAGCTTCCGCCGCCAGTCGCTGCGCTGGGAGGAGGCGGGCACTGCGGTGGTGACCCGGGTACCGATGGGCGAGATCGTTTCCACCGCTCGCGCGGGGGGCTTCGACCTGATCGTGGCGAGCCATGTTCAGTTCGGCACCGGCCATGTCTTCGACGGCATCGCCGAGTTGGCGGCACTGGCGCGACCCGAGGGGCCGTGGGTGCTGATCGACGGCTATCACGGGTTCATGGCCGTGGAGACCGACCTCTCGGCGGTGGCGGACCGGGTGTTCTACGTGGGCGGCGGGTACAAATACGCAATGGCGGGCGAAGGCGTCGGCTTCCTCCACGCGCCGCCGGGCTTCGGGCCGCGGCCGGAGATCACCGGCTGGTATGCCGAGTTCGAGGACCTCGCGCTGCCGCCGGGCCGGATCGGCTATGCGCCGCACGCCCGCCGCTTCCTCGGCGCGACCTTCGATCCGTCAGGGCTCTACCGCTTCGTCGCGGTGCGCGAGATGCTGGCGCGCGAGGGGCTGACCACCGCGGCGATCAACGCCCATGTCGCGCCGCTGCGGGCGCAGCTGCTGACGGGCTTCCCGCTCGACGCCGAGCGGATCAACCCCGCCGCGCCGGATGCACCCCAGGCCCGCTTCGTCGCCTTCCGCAGCCCGAACGCGGCGGACTGGCAGAAGGCCCTGCTGGCGGACGAGATCGTCACCGACGTGCGCGGCGATGTCCTGCGCATCGGGCTGGGCCTCTACCAGGATGCCCGCGACGTGGCGCGGCTGCACGAGGCGCTGGCGGCACTCTAGATCGCCCGACGCTTCCCCCCCGTCATCTCGGCGAAAGCCGAGATCCATTGGGGTATCGGTTCCGGCGCTTGCTGCGGCGGAGAGGCGACTGGATCCCGGCTTTTGCCGGGATGACGGGAAGATGGGTTCCCGTTTGCCGTTCAGGCGGCGGCGACCGGGGCGAGGCCCAGGCGGCGGATCTCGATCGCCGGGCAGCGGTCCATCACCACCTTGAGCCCGGCGGCCTCGGCGCGGGCGGCGGCGGCGTGGTCGACCACGTCGAGCTGCATCCACACCGCCTTGGCGCCCGCTGCGATCGCGGCATCCACCACGGCCCCCGCATCTTCCGACTTGCGGAAGATGTCGACGATGTCGATCGGCACGCCGATCTGGTCTAGCTCGCGAAAGACGAATTCGCCGTAGATATGCTCGCCGGTAATGCGCGGGTTTACCGGGATCACGCGGTAGCCGTGCCGCTGCAAGAGCAGCATCACGCCGTTGCTGGGGCGACTGGGGCGATCGGACGCGCCGACCATCGCGATGGTGCGGGTTTCCTCGAGCAGGGCGCGGATGTCTTCGTCACGCGTAAGCGGCATGCATCACCTCTTTAGCCATTCATAGACGGACTCGGCCAACGCACCAAATACTGCGGAAGACTCCGTATCCCCTGCTGCGGGCGGCGTTCCGGCGTCCGATGCCGCGCGGATCGCCATCGCCAGCGGGATGCGGGCAAGGAACGGGATGCCCAGGCCGCCCGCCGCCCGCTCGGCCCCGCCGCTGCCGAACGGATCGGAGACGCCGCCGCAATGCGGGCAGCAATAGCCGGCCATGTTCTCGACCAGCCCGACGATAGGCACCCCGGCCTTGTTGAACAGGTCGATCGCGCGGGTCGCGTCGATCAGCGCGAGGTCCTGCGGGGTGGAGACGATCACCGCGCCCGCGGGCTTGTGCTTCTGGATCATCGTCAGCTGGACGTCGCCGGTGCCGGGGGGCAGGTCGAGCACGAGCAGCTCGGTATCGCCCCAATCGGCATCGACCATCTGGCCGAGCGCGCCGCCCGCCATCGGCCCGCGCCAGGCGATCGCCTGCCCCTCGGCGACGAGGCCGCCCATCGACAGCATCTTGAGCCCGAACGGGGTTTCGATCGGCAGCAATACTTTGTCACGCGCCTGCGGCTTCACGCCCTCGACCCCCAGCAACTTGGGCTGGGAGGGGCCGTAAATGTCGGCATCGACCAGCCCGACCTTGAGCCCGCGCCGGGCAAGCGCGATCGCGAGATTGGCGGCGACGGTCGATTTGCCCACCCCGCCCTTGCCGCTGGCGACGGCCAGGATTCGGCGGGTGCGGCGCTCGCTGGTAAGGAGAATGCGCACTTCGGCGACGCCCGGCAGCGCCGCGGCGGCGCTGCGCACTTCGGCTTCGAGCGCGTCGCGCGTCTCGGGCGCGAGTCCGGTCACGTCGAGCACCACGCTGGCACGGCCGCCTTCCAGGCGCACCGTGGCGCGACCGGCGGAGACGGGGGCGAGGGCGGCGGAAAGGTCCTGCGGTTCAGTCATGCCGCGGCACATAGGTACACAATCGTCCGACGCCACTGTAAATCCGCGCCGCCCTGCTTATAAAGGTCGGCATGGTGAATAGTTCTGGCCGCGACGCGCTGTCCGGCACCTTCCACAACGAGGCGCCGAAAAGCCCCTGGGGCAGCGGCTCGGACAAGGGCGAGGGTAGCGGCGGTGGCCCGCGCAACCCCTGGTCGGTTCCACCCGAGGGGCGCCGAAGCCGGCCCGCCGGTTCGCCGAGCGCGCTCGACGAGCTTTGGCGCCGCGCGCGCAGCGGCGGCGGCGGGCTTCCCGGCGTGCCGACCGGCGCGCGGCTGTGGCTGCTGATCCTCGCCGGCCTGATCGCGGTGTGGGTGCTCTACACCTCGATCCACCCGATCGGTCCGCGCGAGAAGGGCGTCGTCACCTTCCTCGGACGCTATTCGGGCACGCTTGACCCGGGCATCCAGTTCACCCTGCCCGCGCCGTTCCAGCTGGTCGACGTGGTCGATGTCGGCAATATCCGCACCGAGAACTTCCCGAACAGCGGCGAGAACCTGATGCTGACCGGCGATCAGAACATCGTCGACCTCGCCTATTCGGTCCGCTGGGACATTCGCAGCGCCTCGGACTATGTGTTCCAGATCGCCGAACCACGTGACACCGTCCGCGCGACCGCCGAAAGCGCAATGCGCGCAGTCATCGCCAATACCATGCTCAACGAGGCGATCGGCGAAGGCCGATCGAAGATCGAGGCCGAGGCGCAGGTCGCGATGCAGAAGATCCTTGACGAATATGGCTCGGGCATCCGCATCCAGGGCGTCGCCATCCAGAAGGCCGCGGCACCGAGCCAGGTCGACGATGCCTTCAAGGCCGTCACCGCCGCGCAGCAGGAAGCCGAATCCAACCGCAACAACGCCAATGCCTATGCCCAGCGCGTGATCGCCGCGGCGCAGGGCGAGGCGGCCGAGTTCGACAAGATCTACGAACAGTACAAGCTCGCGCCCGACGTGACCAAGCGCCGGCTCTATTACGAAACCATGGAGGCCGTGCTGGCCAACACCAACAAGACGATCGTCGAGGCACCGGGGGTGAACAGCTATCTGCCGCTGCCGGCCCTTCGCCGCGGCAATGCCCCTGCCGATGCGCAGACCCAGGGAGGCGCCAAGTGACCGCCTGGCTGCGCAATCCGATCGCCTTGGTCGTCGCCGTCATCGTGGTGCTCATTGTTCTGATGAGCACCGTGGCGATCGTGCCGGAGACCAAGCAGGTCGTCGTCCTCCGGCTGGAAAAGCCCTACCGCACGGTGAACGCCTATCGCACCGGCGAAGGCTTCGGCCGCACCAATGCCGGCCCGGTGTTCCGCATCCCGTTCGTCGATCGGCTGGTTTGGGTCGACAAGCGCGTGCTCGACGTCGACCTGCCCGACGAACCCGTATTGTCCACCGATCAGCTGCGGCTCGAGATCGACGCCTATGCCCGGTATCGCATCACCGATCCGCTACGGATGGTGGTGACCGTCGGCACCGAGGAGCGGCTGCGCGACCAGCTCCAGCCGCTGCTGCGCTCGTCGCTCCGCAACGAGCTGGGCAAGCGGCGCTCCAGCACGCTGCTCAGCCCGGAACGCGGGCAGGTGATGGACAATGTCCAGAACTCGCTCCAGCGCCTGGCCAGCCAGTATGGCGTGCAGATCGTCGACGTGCGCATCAAGCAGACCGAGCTGCCCTCGGGCTCGCCGCTCACCAGCGCGCTGAACCGCATGGCCACCGCGCGCAGCCAGGAGGCGGAGACGATCAAGGCGCAGGGCTTGAAGGACGCGCAGATCATCCGCGCTACCGCCCAGGCCCAGGCGGCGCAGATCTACGCCGCGGCATTCAACAAGGATCCGAAGTTCTACGATTTCTACCGGGCGATGCAGTCGTATCGCACGACCTTCCTCCGCCCGGATGCGAAGGGCGAGAGCCAGATCATCCTGTCGCCGAACAATGCGTATCTTCGGGAGTTTACCGGGCAACGATGATCCTGTCCGCCCGTTCATATTCAAATCAGGTTCAGCCGCGCTGGGTAGAAGCGCGGTTTGAGACGAATACCGTTCCTTTCGAGAGGAAATGACCCCGTGCGTTACGCCTACGCCTTGACTACCGCGATCCTGCTGGGTGGCGCCGCCACCGCACTCTCGCTCAACCAGCCCGCCGGCGCGCAAACCGCGCAGAACGAGCCGGGCACGATCCAGGCGATGGCCCCCAAGGCCGGCGCGCCGATGAGCTTCGCCGACCTCGTCGCGCGCCTCCAGCCCGCAGTCGTCAACATCTCGACGACGCAGCGCGTGAAGGTGAACGCCAACCCGTTCGCCGGCACGCCGTTCGAGATGTTCGGCGGTGGCCAGGGCCAGTCGGTGACCCGCGAGGCCCAGTCGCTGGGCTCGGGCTTCGTCATCTCGGCCGACGGCTATGTCGTCACCAACAACCACGTCATCTCGGCGGGCGCGCAGGGCGCCGTGGTCGAATCGATCACCGTCACGCTTGCCGATGGTCGCGACTTCAAGGCCAAGCTGATCGGCCACGATGCGCAGTCGGACCTTGCAGTGCTCAAGATCGACGGCACCGCGCTGCCCTTCGTCAAGTTTGGCGACTCGGCCCGGGCGCGCGTCGGCGACTGGATCCTGGCGATCGGCAACCCGTTCGGCCTGGGCGGCACCGTCACCGCCGGCATCATCTCGGCGACGCACCGCGTCACCGGCACCGGCGCCTATGACCGCTTCATCCAGACCGATGCCTCGATCAACCGCGGCAATTCGGGCGGCCCGATGTTCGACCTGAACGGCAACGTGATCGGCATCAACTCCCAGATCCTGTCGCCCACCGGTGGCAATGTCGGCATCGGATTCGCCATCCCGGCGGAAGAGGCAAAGCCGATCATCGACAAGCTGATGAAGGGCCAGACGATCACGCGCGGCTATCTCGGCATCGCGATGCAGGACCTGACCAAGGACCTCGCGGCCGGCTTCGGCCTGCCGTCGGACCGCGGCACGCTGGTCGCACGGGTCGAACCGGGCCAGCCGGCCGAGAAGGCGGGCATCAAGCAGGGCGACGTGATCGTCAGGGTCAACGGCAAGGATGTGACCCCCGAGCAGACGCTGTCCTACATCGTCAGCAATGTCGCGCCGGGCACCCGCATTCCGGTGGAGCTGATCCGCGACGGCAAGCGTCAGACGGTCAATGTGACCGTCGCCACGCGTCCGCCGGAAGAGCAGCTCGCACAGTTCGACCCCAATGATCAGGACGGGGCGCAGGGCGACGACGGCGACGACGGCAGCTCGCCGACCGGCCCCGCCGCCGCGCTCGGCGTCGGCGTGACCCCGCTGACCCCGCAGATCGCGCGCCAGATCGGCGTAGACCCCTCGATGGGCGGCGTGGTGATCCTGGGCGTCAATCCGAGCAGCGATGCCGCCGGCAAGGGCCTGCAGCGTGGCGACGTGATCGTATCGGCCAACCAGCAGCCGGTGCGTACCGGCGCGGACCTCAGCAAGATCGTCGCCGCCGCCAAGGCCGCCGGCCGCAAGCAGGTGGTGCTGTTCATCCAGCGCAAGAATGTCGGTAACTACATCCCGGTCGGCATCGCCGGCAACTGATCGCCCTAAAAGCGGCTGACCAGGGCCCGTTTCTTCCCTATGCCTGCTCCCCACACAAGGAGCAGGAAATGGCGGAAGAGACGGGCCTTTTCGTGGGTGCAGCCGGGGACGCGCGGATCGCGCTCAACTTGCGCCGCGCCAATCGGCACGGGTTGATCGCGGGCGCGACCGGCACCGGCAAGACGGTGACGCTGCAGGGACTGGCAGAGGGCTTTTCGGCTGCGGGCGTGCCGGTGTTCGTGGCCGACGTGAAGGGCGATCTGGGCGGCCTCGGCATGGCCGGATCGCCGCTCGCCAAACCGCATGCGGCCTTCGCCGCCCGGGCGCAGGCCATCGGCGACAGCGACTGGAAGTATCAGGCGATGCCGGTCCAGCTCTGGGACCTTTTCGGCGAACAGGGCCATCCGATCCGCGCCACGGTTTCCGAAATGGGGCCGCTGCTGCTCGCCCGGCTGATGGACCTGAACGAGGTGCAAGAGGGCGTGCTGACCATCGCCTTCCACGTCGCCGATGCCGAAGGGCTGCTGCTGCTCGACCTGGATGATCTCCAGGCGATGCTGGCCCACTGCGCCGAGCGGGCCGAGGAACTGAGCACCACCTACGGGAATGTCTCGAAGCAGAGCGTCGGCGCGATCCAGCGCCAGCTGCTTCAGCTGCGCACCCAGGGCGGCACCCATTTCTTCGGCGAGCCCGCGCTCAGCATCCAGGACTTCCTCGCGCACGACGACAGCGGCCGCGGCGTGATCAACATCCTCGCCGCCGACAAGCTGATGGCGAGCCCGCGCCTCTATGCCAGCTTCCTGCTCTGGCTGCTGTCCGAGCTGTTCGAGACGCTTCCCGAGATCGGCGATCCCGACAAGCCGGTTCTCGTCTTCTTCTTCGACGAGGCGCATCTGCTGTTCGACGATGCCCCCAAGGCGCTGCTCGAGAAGATCGAGCAGGTGGTGCGGCTGATCCGGTCCAAGGGCGTCGGCGTGTATTTCGTGACGCAAAACCCGATCGACATTCCCGAGGACGTGGCGGCGCAGCTTGGTAACCGCATCCAGCACGCGCTGCGCGCCTTCACGCCTCGCGACCAGAAGGCAATCCGTGCTGCCGCCGAGACCTTCCGCGCCAGCCCCGGCCTCGACGTGGCGACCGCCATTACCGAGCTGGCAGTGGGCGAGGCCCTGGTGTCGCTGCTGCAGGCGGATGGATCGCCGGCTCCGGTCGCACGGACGCTCATCCGCCCGCCCGCCTCGCGCGTGGGTCCGCTGGCGGCAGACGAGCGCAAGGTGCTGGTCGAGACCGATGCGATCGGCGCCAAATACGACGTCGCGATTGATCGCGAGTCGGCCGAGGAACTGATCGCCGCGAAGCGCGCCGAGGCCAGCGCTGCCGCCGCAGAAGCCCAGGCCCAGGACGCCGCCGCCAAGGCCGCCGCCGCCCAGGCGAAGGAAGATGCCCGCCGCGCCAAGGAAGAGGAACGCGCCCGCATTGCCGCCGAGCGCGAGGCGGCGAACAACCCGCTCAACCGCGCCATTCGCTCCGCCACGCGCTCGGCCTCCTCGGCGGCGGGTCGCGCGGTCGCGAACGAAGTCAGCAAGGCGGTGTTTGGCAGCAAGGGCGGCGGCGGGATGCTCGGCCAGGTCGTGCGCGGCGTACTCGGGGGGCTGTTCCGCGGCTGAGCAAGATGACGCGGAAATGATCGTTCCGCGTCGATACGACACCGTGATTGACAGTGCCGCCGGGATCGCGCACCGGCGGCTTGGCCGCGACTCATCTTCGCGGCTGCAGCAAAAGGTTTTCACCACAATGCCCAGCGACGGCAGTCGAAGTTTGGCGCCGCTGCGCGAGCGCGACCAGGGCTGAGTTCTCGCCCTCGTTTCGCCCCGCGCACGGCGCCCGGCTCGAGACGAGGTAGTTCATGTCCAAGATCCGATTTCATGCGCGCGTGCTCCGCGCGTCTCCCCGTACCTGGCTGGGTCTGGCGCCGAACCGCGCGGACCTGATCGCCTTCGTGCTTCTCGCCGCCGGGCTGGTGCTGGCGCTGCGCGGCATCGGCGGCACGATCGAGCCGATCGACGCGCTTGTCCGCGATCCCGTCACGCTCAATCCCGCCAACCTGCCCTGGTACGCGCTGCGCACCACGCTGCGCATGTTCGCGGCGCTGTTCGCCTCGCTGGCCTTCACCTTCGTGTTCGCGACACTGGCCGCGCGCAGCCGGCGCGCCGCGCAGATCATCGTACCGGCGCTGGACATCCTCCAGTCGGTGCCGATCCTCGGCTTCCTCACCTTCACGGTCACCTTCTTCCTCGGCCTGCTGCCCGGCGAGGTGCTCGGCGCCGAGCTTGCTTCGGTCTTTGCGATCTTCACCAGCCAGGCCTGGAACATGGCGTTCAGCTTCTATCAGTCGCTGCGCACCATACCCGCCGATCTGGAGGAGGTTGCCCAAGGCTTTGCGCTATCGCCGATCCGTCGCTTCCTGCGCCTGGATCTGCCCTTTGCCACGCCCGCGCTGGTGTGGAACGCGATGATGTCGATGTCCGGCGGCTGGTTCTTCGTCGTGGCATCGGAGGCGATCACGGTGGGCAATACCTCGATCGCGCTGCCGGGTCTGGGATCGTGGCTCGCGCTGGCGATCGAGCGGCAGAACTTCACCGCGATCTGGGAGGCCGTCGGCATGATGGCGGTGGTGATCCTCGCCTATGACCAGCTCGTCTTCCGCCCCGTCGTCGCCTGGGCCGATCGCTTCCGCTTCGAACAGACCGGCGGCGGCGATCGGCCGCGGAGCTGGGCCTATGACCTGTTCCGGTCGACCCGGATGCTGCCCGTGCTGTTCGCCCCCTTTCGCGCCCTCGGCCGGCTCCTGCTGACGCTCGATCGCGGCGCGCGTCGGGCGCGCCCGGTACGGCGCGAGGCGAGCCCCGCCGGCGAATGGCTGTGGCGGGGGTTGGTACTTGTCACCCTCGCCGCCGGCGGCTGGACCCTCGTGGAATATGTCGCGCACGCGCTGCACTGGTCCGATGCGGCGACCGCGCTGGGCCTTGCCCTGCTGACCCTGCTGCGCGTCGTCGTGCTGATCGCGCTGGCCAGCCTGATCTGGGTGCCGATCGGTGTGTGGATCGGCCTGCGCCCTGCCTGGGCCGAACGGCTGCAGCCGGTGGCGCAGTTCCTCTCCGCCTTCCCGGCGAACATCCTGTTCCCCTTCGCGGTGATGGGAATCGTCGCCTGCAAGCTGAACCCCGCGGTGTGGCTTTCGCCGCTGATGATCCTCGGCACCCAATGGTACATCCTGTTCAACGTCATCGCCGGTGCCAGCGCGATCCCGAACGACTTGCGGGAGGCGGCGAGCATGTTCGGGGTGAAGGGCTGGCAATGGTGGCGGCAGGTGGCGCTGCCCGGCATCTTCCCCTTCTACGTCACCGGCGCGCTGACCGCGTCCGGCGGCTCGTGGAACGCCAGCATCGTTGCCGAAGTGGTGGTGTGGGGGCAGGAACGGCTGGAAGCGCCCGGCCTGGGCGCGTTCATCGCCAAGGCGACCGCGATCGGTGACTATCCCCGCGTCGCGCTGGGCGTCGCCACGATGTCGGCCTTCGTGCTCGCCTTCAACCATCTCGTCTGGCGTCCGATGTATCGCTTCGCCGAACGCCGCCTGCGTCTTGCCTGAGGAGCCCCCTTCCATGGCCACCCAGAATCTCCGCCGCCCGCTGGTCTCGGTCGAACAGCTCACCCATCACTACGGCGCCCGCCGGGCGAAGCCGGTCATCGACGACGTCTCGCTCACCTTGCACGAGGGCGAGATCGTCGGCCTGCTCGGTCGTTCGGGATCGGGCAAGTCGACGCTGCTGCGCTCGATCGCCGGGCTGATCCAGCCTGATCAGGGCGCGGTGACGTTCGCCCCGCGCGAGGATGACAGCCCCGATGTCGCGATGGTGTTCCAGACCTTCGCGCTATTCCCCTGGCTGACGGTGCAGCAGAATGTCGAGCTCGGCCTCGAAGCGCGCAAGGTGCCCGCCGCCGAGCGCCGCGCCCGCGCGCTCGCCGCGATCGACCTGATCGGGCTGGACGGGTTCGAGAACGCCTACCCCAAGGAAATGTCCGGTGGGATGCGCCAGCGTGTCGGTCTGGCCCGTGCGATCGTCGTCGATCCGGCGCTGCTGCTGCTCGACGAGCCCTTCTCCGCGCTCGACGTGCTGACCGCCGAGACGCTGCGCAGCGACCTGCTCGACCTGTGGTCCGAAGGGCGGATGCCGATCCGGTCGATGCTGCTGGTCACCCACAATATCGAGGAGGCGGTGCTGATGTGCGACCGCATCCTGGTGTTCTCGTCCAACCCCGGCCGCGTCGCCGCCGAGATCGAGGTGAAGCTGCCCCAGCCCCGCGACCGGCTCGATCCCGAATTTCGCGCGATGGTCGACGCCATCTATGCGCGGATGACC
Protein-coding regions in this window:
- a CDS encoding tryptophan 2,3-dioxygenase encodes the protein MTEGMTYGRYLALDQLLAAQHPRSDRHDELLFIIIHQTKELWLKQILAELHLAKGLVRAGKLIEAYKGLARVSRIQAVMTLSWDVLATMTPSDYTRFRSVLGGSSGFQSDQFRAVETMLGLRGGGVPGPLTDEAATLPSLWDDANAALAAAGFDLPEAVLHRDWPTPYQPNDAVRAAWGQVYRDTNLHWDLYQLAEKLVDIDDAMATWRHKHVLTVSRVIGGKPGTGGTPGVSYLESTLAKRAFPELWSLRTDL
- a CDS encoding aminotransferase class V-fold PLP-dependent enzyme; its protein translation is MSSFKHLFQRSLAAAPDRLHFAAHSHHLWPDASWLGQQAAWDDAARLADRKWGRVMDEIWPAAQAHVAAELHLPDPSTVVFASNTHELLLRIVSAMAPRRPLRILATDGEFHSFRRQSLRWEEAGTAVVTRVPMGEIVSTARAGGFDLIVASHVQFGTGHVFDGIAELAALARPEGPWVLIDGYHGFMAVETDLSAVADRVFYVGGGYKYAMAGEGVGFLHAPPGFGPRPEITGWYAEFEDLALPPGRIGYAPHARRFLGATFDPSGLYRFVAVREMLAREGLTTAAINAHVAPLRAQLLTGFPLDAERINPAAPDAPQARFVAFRSPNAADWQKALLADEIVTDVRGDVLRIGLGLYQDARDVARLHEALAAL
- a CDS encoding CoA-binding protein, whose translation is MPLTRDEDIRALLEETRTIAMVGASDRPSRPSNGVMLLLQRHGYRVIPVNPRITGEHIYGEFVFRELDQIGVPIDIVDIFRKSEDAGAVVDAAIAAGAKAVWMQLDVVDHAAAARAEAAGLKVVMDRCPAIEIRRLGLAPVAAA
- a CDS encoding P-loop NTPase, producing MTEPQDLSAALAPVSAGRATVRLEGGRASVVLDVTGLAPETRDALEAEVRSAAAALPGVAEVRILLTSERRTRRILAVASGKGGVGKSTVAANLAIALARRGLKVGLVDADIYGPSQPKLLGVEGVKPQARDKVLLPIETPFGLKMLSMGGLVAEGQAIAWRGPMAGGALGQMVDADWGDTELLVLDLPPGTGDVQLTMIQKHKPAGAVIVSTPQDLALIDATRAIDLFNKAGVPIVGLVENMAGYCCPHCGGVSDPFGSGGAERAAGGLGIPFLARIPLAMAIRAASDAGTPPAAGDTESSAVFGALAESVYEWLKR
- the hflC gene encoding protease modulator HflC codes for the protein MTAWLRNPIALVVAVIVVLIVLMSTVAIVPETKQVVVLRLEKPYRTVNAYRTGEGFGRTNAGPVFRIPFVDRLVWVDKRVLDVDLPDEPVLSTDQLRLEIDAYARYRITDPLRMVVTVGTEERLRDQLQPLLRSSLRNELGKRRSSTLLSPERGQVMDNVQNSLQRLASQYGVQIVDVRIKQTELPSGSPLTSALNRMATARSQEAETIKAQGLKDAQIIRATAQAQAAQIYAAAFNKDPKFYDFYRAMQSYRTTFLRPDAKGESQIILSPNNAYLREFTGQR
- the hflK gene encoding protease modulator HflK, which produces MVNSSGRDALSGTFHNEAPKSPWGSGSDKGEGSGGGPRNPWSVPPEGRRSRPAGSPSALDELWRRARSGGGGLPGVPTGARLWLLILAGLIAVWVLYTSIHPIGPREKGVVTFLGRYSGTLDPGIQFTLPAPFQLVDVVDVGNIRTENFPNSGENLMLTGDQNIVDLAYSVRWDIRSASDYVFQIAEPRDTVRATAESAMRAVIANTMLNEAIGEGRSKIEAEAQVAMQKILDEYGSGIRIQGVAIQKAAAPSQVDDAFKAVTAAQQEAESNRNNANAYAQRVIAAAQGEAAEFDKIYEQYKLAPDVTKRRLYYETMEAVLANTNKTIVEAPGVNSYLPLPALRRGNAPADAQTQGGAK